GGCTTCGCGCTCAGCCCGTGGCAGACCGTGGACTACCAGGAGTTCCCGGCCATCGGAAAGTTCGAGGGACGCGAGTTCGAGCCGCGCAAGTGGCGGCCGCAGACCCCGACCATCGCCTACATGGAGATGCGCGACGACGACGCGTTCTGGGCGGCGCGGCGCGTGGCCGCGTTCACCGACGAGCTGATCCGGGCGGTCGTCAAGGCGGGGCAGTACAGCAATCCGGCCGCCGAGCAGTACCTCGCCGACGTGCTGATCCAGCGGCGCGACAAGATCAAGGCCGAGTACCTGCCCGCGGTCAATCCCATCGTCACGCCCAGCCTGGGCGTGGACGGCCGGCTGACGTTCGCGAACGCCGCGGTGGACGCGGGAGTGGCGACGGCCCCGACCGGGTACCGCGCGGCCTGGGCCGTCTTCGACAACACCGCGAACACGAGCCGCCCGATCGGCGAGACGGCCGGGCCGACCACGGCGCTGCAGGCGCCCGCCGGACTCCCGACCGCGGTCGGCGGCTACATCGCCGTCGATCTGGCGGCGGACCACCCGGAACACCCGTCGTGGCGGGACCCGCTCCGGCTGCACTTCCGCCGCGACGCCAATGGCTGGACGCTCGTCGGACTGCAGCGGCTGCCCGACGTCGCGCCGGCGGCGGGGTACACGGGCACGCCCACGCTGCCGCGGTCGGCCCGGTAGACCGCGGGCGGCGACCCGGCGCTCAGCGCGCCATCGACTTCCGGATGGCGTCCACGGTGGCCTTCGTCCGGAACTCCACCATCTTCCGGCCGTTGGCGATCGTCTTCTCGATGGGCGCGAGCGGGACGCCGTTGATGGCGAACTTCCCGGCCTTCACGCGCTCGGGCATCCGGATGGCGTCGGTGTCCACCGTCGCGATGATGGCCGAGATGTAGTAGTCGTCGTGCAGGCCTTCCATCTGCTCGTGAATGCCGAGCTCGGTCTTCTCGAACTCCTCCACGTCGGCGTAGTTGTAGTACTCGGGAATGAAGTGGGCCCGGGCGCCCGAGCCGGCCCACGCCGTGTTCAGGGCGGCGGCCGTCTCCTTCATCGGCGTGAGGTTGCCGCCGCTGTCGCCCAGGAAGACGACGTCGGTGAACCCCTGCGACTTCAGGCTGTTCGCCATGTCGCCGAGCACGGCCTTGTAGGTGGCCGGCGACAGGAACACCGTGCCGGGCGAGATGTTCGGCCGCAGGGGGTTGCCCGGCTCCAGCGTGACGATGGGCGCCACGAGCGTCTTGCCGAGCGCGCGCGCGATCGACTCGCCCGTGGCCTTCAGCACGTTGTTGTGCTTGCCGGTCGTCAGGTACGGCCCGTTCTCCTCGATGCCTCCGGTGAGGATCAGGGCCGTCGTGGATCCGGCCTTGATGAGATCCCGCACTTCGAGCATGGTCAGGTTCTCGATCCACACGCTGTCGTGCATGTCGATCGGCCGGGGCATGGCATGCGCGTCCACGCGCGGCTGGGTGTTCACCGAGGCGGTGCGTCCGCCGGGGCGGGCGCCCTGGCCCGCCGGGGGCGTCTGCGCGGGGGCGGTCCGCGGCAGCATCAGGGCACACAGGAACAGGACGGACGTCACGACGCGCATGGGCAACTCCTCCGAGCGGCCCTCATTGAACCACAGACGGCGCGCGGCGGGGGGCCGCCCGGGAACCCGGCTCAGAGCCGCCCGAGGTAGTGCGGCAGCATCTTCCGCCACCACGGCCAGTCGTGGTTCACGTTGTGCCCCCACAGCTCGAGTTCGTGCGGGATGCCGCGCGCGCGGAGGATCCCGGACAGGTGCTGCGAGGCCGCGGGGTGCTCGTAGGCCCCCTGCCCGCTCACCAGGATGACCCGGGCGGCCGTCTGCAGCAGGTGCAGCCGGGGGCCGCCGAGGTCCCGGAGGTACCAGGCCGGGTTGTTCTGGTAGCAGTGGTCGTCGCCGTAGCCCTTGAGATATCCGGGCTCGAGGTCGTAGAAGCCGCTCATCCCGAGGACGGCATCGAAGAGATCCGGACGCCGGAAGAGCGCGTTGGCGGCGTGGAACGCCCCGAAGCTGGCCCCGGCCGTGGCCAGGCGCACGGCGTGATCGGCGCAGATGTGGCGCACGTACGGGACGACCTCGTCCTCGACATAGCGGCTGTACAACGCCTGCCGCCGCGCCTGCTCCTCGACGGGCACGGTGGGGTCCATCCACGCATGGCGGTTGACCGTGTCGATCGAGAACACGCGCACCCGCCCGGCGGCCAGCGCCGGTTCGATCGCCTTCACCAGGTAGAAGCGCTCGTTCTCCAGGTAGTCGGCCGCCGCGGTCGGGAACAGCAGCAACGGACGCCCGCGGAAGCCGTAGCACACGATGGGCATGTCGAGCGCCAGCGCCGGGCTGTGCCAGCCGTCGAGCCGCCGCGGCAGACCCGGATCGACGTAGTCCATGACCGTCTCCGTCCGTCGATCAGTGCGGCGCCGCCAGCACGCGGCCCGGACGCTCGCCGCCGGCCGCCGCGCCGTTCCACACGAGCCCGCCGTTGACCCACACCTTCGTGATGCCGGTCGAGAGCGATCGCGGCTGCTCGAACGTCGACGTGTCGGTGACGGTCGCCGGGTCGAACAGCACCAGGTCCGCCTTCATCCCGGCCGCGATCCGCCCGCGATCGGTCAGCGTCATGCGCGCGGCGGGCATGGAGGTCATCTTGCGGATCGCCTCGGGCAGGGTCAGCACGCGGCGCTCGCGGACGTACCGCGCCAGCACGCGCGGGAACGTGCCCGCCCCGCGCGGGTGGTTGTTGTTGATGCCGCCGTCGCTCGCGACCATGACCCAGGGCTGGCGGTAGAAGGTCTCGAGGTCCGCCTCGATCATGGCGTGGCCGATCATGCCCGCGTCCTCGTCCTTCGCGAAGCGGATGTAGGCCTCCACGTCGGAGATGCCTTCCGCCCGGGCCACCTGGTCGAGCCGTTGGCCGACGTACTTCTCGTAGCCCTTCCAGCGCGTGATCTGGACGTTCTTGGCGCCGCCGATGTCGTCGAGGCCTTCCTTGACGCTGGCCGGATCGTCGTAGCGCTTGCTGGGCACGAGCACCCGCGGCGTGGACTGCCAGGCCAGGTAGGGGTAGGCGTCGGCGGTGACGTCCACGCCTCGCGTCCTGGCGGCCTCGACCATCGCGACCACCTCGTTCGCCTTCCCCCAGACGCCGACGGTGCCGAGCTTGATGTGCGTGATCTGCACGGGCAGCTTCCCGCGCTCGCCGATGGCGATGGCCTCGCGCACGGCGTCCATGGTGAGGTCCGCCTCGTCACGGATGTGCGAGATGTAGAACCCGCCGCGGGCCCCGGCGGCGCGCGCCATCCCCACGACCTCCTCGATGTCGGAGTAGGAGCCCACCTCGTACTCCAGGCCCGACGACAGGCCGAACGCGCCCTCGGACATGGCCTGATCGACCAGTGCGCGCATCTTCGCCACTTCGGCGGGCCTCGCGCGGCGCTTGTAGTCGTCGCCCAGCACCTGCCGACGGATCGTGGCGTGCCCGGCCAGCATCACGACGTTCACGGCCGGCGGGTTCGCGCGGAGGCGATCGAGGTAGTCCTTGATCGGCCACGGCGAACTGCCATCCTGGCCGATCGCGAGTGTGGTGATCCCCTGCGACACCTGGGTGACGGCGTCCCGGTCCTGCTCGAGCCCCTCGGTGGAGTGGTTGTGCGCGTCGATGAACCCGGGCGCCAGCACCAGCCCGGCGCCGTCCACGACCGTCTCGCCCGGCCTCGGCGTGAGCGCGCCGACCTCGGCGATGCGGTCGCCCTCCACACGGACCGCCGCCGCGCGAAGCGGCGCCCCGGTGCCGTCGGCGACCTGCGCGCCCGTCACGATGAAGCCCCGTGACTGGGTGAGGGCCGGCCGGGACGCACCCGCGGCGAGGGCGAGGACGGCGACGACGGAGAGGGCGCGCGACGACATGCCGAGCAGTATAGCGGCCGGGCGCGGCGGCACCGCATGCGGCGGAGCGTGCCGTCAGGCGTCCATCAGGGACACCACCTCGGGACCGTAGGCGGCGAGCATGTCGCGCAGCGTCCTGCCCGGCTCGTCCTCGAAGATCCGGCCCAGGCTGGCGCCGGACATCCGGTCCAGCCGGAAGTTGCGGAAGTCGCGCCGCAGCTCACACCACGCCGACAGGGTCCACGTGCGCCCCCAGTAGATCACGCCGAGCGGGCGTACGGTCCGCCGCGTGCCCCGCCCCGACTCGGTGGTGTAGCGGAAGCGGAGGCGGCGGCGCTGCACGAGCGCCTCGCGCGCGACACCGAGCAGGGCCGAACCCGCGTCGCGCCCGAGCGTCGGCGGCGCGAAGAGGCGCGTCTCGGCCAGGAGCGGCGCCAGGTCGGCTGGCATCACCGCGGCCACCTTGTCGAGAATGGCCGCCGCTGCGGCCGCCAGGCCCGGGTCGCCGATCTGACGCACGATGCGCACGCCGAGGACCAGCGCCTGCACTTCCTCACGCGTGAACATCAGCGGGGGCAGGTCGGCCCCCGGCTTCAGCCGGTAGCCCACGCCGGCCTCGCCGTCGATCGGCGTGCCGGCGCGCACGAGGTCGCGGACGTCGCGGTACACCGTGCGCTCCGACACGCCGAGGCGCGCCGCCAGCGCGGCGGCCGTCGTCACCGACCGCCGCCGACGCTGCAGCCATTGCACGATCTGGAACAGCCGGTCCGCCCGCCGCATGCGCGGATTCTGTCACGCCGCTACGTCGCTTCGACGAGCCCCACGACGTGGCCCTCGGGATCCTCGAAGAGGCCCAGCGTCACGTCGGGCAGCACCGTCCGCTGCAGGACCACCTTGCCGCCGAGGCCGACGGCGCGCTCGAGCGA
The genomic region above belongs to Vicinamibacterales bacterium and contains:
- a CDS encoding D-aminoacylase — its product is MSSRALSVVAVLALAAGASRPALTQSRGFIVTGAQVADGTGAPLRAAAVRVEGDRIAEVGALTPRPGETVVDGAGLVLAPGFIDAHNHSTEGLEQDRDAVTQVSQGITTLAIGQDGSSPWPIKDYLDRLRANPPAVNVVMLAGHATIRRQVLGDDYKRRARPAEVAKMRALVDQAMSEGAFGLSSGLEYEVGSYSDIEEVVGMARAAGARGGFYISHIRDEADLTMDAVREAIAIGERGKLPVQITHIKLGTVGVWGKANEVVAMVEAARTRGVDVTADAYPYLAWQSTPRVLVPSKRYDDPASVKEGLDDIGGAKNVQITRWKGYEKYVGQRLDQVARAEGISDVEAYIRFAKDEDAGMIGHAMIEADLETFYRQPWVMVASDGGINNNHPRGAGTFPRVLARYVRERRVLTLPEAIRKMTSMPAARMTLTDRGRIAAGMKADLVLFDPATVTDTSTFEQPRSLSTGITKVWVNGGLVWNGAAAGGERPGRVLAAPH
- a CDS encoding alpha/beta hydrolase-fold protein yields the protein MDYVDPGLPRRLDGWHSPALALDMPIVCYGFRGRPLLLFPTAAADYLENERFYLVKAIEPALAAGRVRVFSIDTVNRHAWMDPTVPVEEQARRQALYSRYVEDEVVPYVRHICADHAVRLATAGASFGAFHAANALFRRPDLFDAVLGMSGFYDLEPGYLKGYGDDHCYQNNPAWYLRDLGGPRLHLLQTAARVILVSGQGAYEHPAASQHLSGILRARGIPHELELWGHNVNHDWPWWRKMLPHYLGRL
- a CDS encoding creatininase family protein; this translates as MRVVTSVLFLCALMLPRTAPAQTPPAGQGARPGGRTASVNTQPRVDAHAMPRPIDMHDSVWIENLTMLEVRDLIKAGSTTALILTGGIEENGPYLTTGKHNNVLKATGESIARALGKTLVAPIVTLEPGNPLRPNISPGTVFLSPATYKAVLGDMANSLKSQGFTDVVFLGDSGGNLTPMKETAAALNTAWAGSGARAHFIPEYYNYADVEEFEKTELGIHEQMEGLHDDYYISAIIATVDTDAIRMPERVKAGKFAINGVPLAPIEKTIANGRKMVEFRTKATVDAIRKSMAR
- a CDS encoding YafY family protein: MRRADRLFQIVQWLQRRRRSVTTAAALAARLGVSERTVYRDVRDLVRAGTPIDGEAGVGYRLKPGADLPPLMFTREEVQALVLGVRIVRQIGDPGLAAAAAAILDKVAAVMPADLAPLLAETRLFAPPTLGRDAGSALLGVAREALVQRRRLRFRYTTESGRGTRRTVRPLGVIYWGRTWTLSAWCELRRDFRNFRLDRMSGASLGRIFEDEPGRTLRDMLAAYGPEVVSLMDA